From the genome of Bacteroidia bacterium:
ACAAAAATTGTTATTAATCCTGAACAGACATACGTAGAGCTGACTCCTACATTTGCAGGTTGTCCGGCACTTAGAATAATGGAAACATTGGTAGTAAATAAACTAAGTGAAAAAGGGTTCGCTAACCCTGTAGCTAAAACAACTTTTGAAGTTCAATGGAATACAAGTATGATTTCAGAAGCCGGTTTGTTTGCATTAAAGAAGCATGGACTTGCTCCACCTCAACCGATTGATGGAGAATTAAATTTGAATGATTTAAAGAAAATCCCTTGCCCTTATTGCGACAGTCCAAATACTGAACTCAAAAGCCCTTTTGGTCCAACTCTCTGTCGTTCAATACACTATTGCAACGATTGCCTGCAAACGTTCGAGGCGTTTAAACCCGT
Proteins encoded in this window:
- the paaJ gene encoding phenylacetate-CoA oxygenase subunit PaaJ — protein: MLVTQADVLNALKEVSDPEIPTISIVDLGIVTKIVINPEQTYVELTPTFAGCPALRIMETLVVNKLSEKGFANPVAKTTFEVQWNTSMISEAGLFALKKHGLAPPQPIDGELNLNDLKKIPCPYCDSPNTELKSPFGPTLCRSIHYCNDCLQTFEAFKPVQ